A genomic region of Dickeya solani IPO 2222 contains the following coding sequences:
- the pqiA gene encoding membrane integrity-associated transporter subunit PqiA: MCVHHHHYDQHMLCPHCDLLVELPTLQDGQRAVCPRCKTALSSRQREPRWRPTSFAFSALIMLLLSMLFPFVSMSVAGIRSEITLLEIPRVMVAENYASMATLFLLFSQLVPACSMAMILLLCMRAPLPDSVRRLFTRTLFQLKSWGMAEIFLAGVLVSFVKLMSYGDIGIGASFVPYIVFCLLQLLAFQSLDRRWLWDDVAPPPPMPAGLETGRSGLDQGVRACTCCSAILPADEVRCPRCHTHGHARRRHSLQWTLALLLTSVLLYVPANVMPIMVTEALGHSITSTLMSGVILLWDSGSWPVALVIFIASIMVPTLKMLAMGWLCWCAYGSRRYDTERLHRVYEVVEFVGRWSMIDVFVIAVLSAMVRMGRLMSIYPAIGAVLFATVVILTMIAAMTFDPRLLWDRHHVQGEERSVDEN; the protein is encoded by the coding sequence ATGTGTGTTCATCACCACCATTATGACCAGCATATGCTGTGTCCGCACTGTGACTTGCTGGTAGAACTGCCGACATTGCAGGATGGGCAGCGGGCGGTGTGTCCGCGGTGCAAAACCGCGTTGTCCAGCCGTCAGCGTGAGCCGCGCTGGCGCCCAACCAGCTTTGCGTTCAGCGCGCTGATCATGCTGTTGTTGTCCATGTTATTTCCCTTTGTATCGATGAGCGTCGCTGGTATTCGCAGCGAAATCACCCTGCTGGAAATCCCGCGGGTGATGGTGGCGGAAAACTATGCCAGCATGGCGACGCTGTTTCTGCTGTTTTCTCAACTGGTGCCGGCCTGCTCAATGGCGATGATTCTGCTGCTATGTATGCGCGCACCGTTGCCTGACTCGGTGCGGCGTTTGTTCACCAGGACGCTATTCCAGTTGAAAAGCTGGGGCATGGCGGAGATCTTTCTGGCGGGCGTGCTGGTCAGTTTTGTAAAACTGATGTCGTATGGCGATATCGGTATCGGCGCCAGTTTTGTTCCTTATATCGTTTTTTGTCTGTTGCAACTGCTGGCATTCCAGAGTCTCGATCGGCGCTGGTTGTGGGATGACGTCGCGCCGCCGCCGCCGATGCCGGCGGGGCTGGAAACCGGCCGCAGCGGTCTGGATCAAGGCGTGCGCGCCTGCACCTGCTGCAGCGCTATTCTGCCCGCCGATGAGGTCCGCTGCCCGCGCTGCCATACCCACGGCCATGCCCGACGGCGCCACAGCCTGCAATGGACGCTGGCGCTGCTGCTGACGTCGGTGCTGCTGTACGTGCCTGCCAACGTGATGCCGATTATGGTCACCGAAGCGCTGGGTCATAGCATCACCTCGACGCTCATGTCCGGCGTGATCCTGCTGTGGGATTCTGGTTCGTGGCCGGTGGCGCTGGTAATTTTCATCGCCAGTATCATGGTGCCGACGCTGAAAATGCTGGCGATGGGCTGGCTGTGCTGGTGTGCGTACGGCTCGCGTCGTTACGATACTGAGCGGCTGCATCGGGTGTATGAGGTCGTGGAGTTTGTCGGCCGCTGGTCGATGATCGATGTCTTTGTCATCGCCGTATTGTCGGCGATGGTGCGTATGGGCCGACTGATGAGCATTTATCCGGCCATCGGCGCGGTGTTGTTTGCCACCGTGGTCATACTGACCATGATTGCCGCAATGACCTTTGATCCCCGCTTGCTGTGGGATCGGCATCACGTGCAAGGAGAGGAGCGTTCCGTTGACGAAAACTAA
- the rmf gene encoding ribosome modulation factor, which translates to MKRQKRDRLARAHSRGYQAGIVGRSKELCPYQSIDARSNWLGGWREAMEDRAAIA; encoded by the coding sequence ATGAAGAGACAGAAAAGAGATCGTCTGGCACGGGCGCATTCACGGGGCTATCAGGCTGGTATCGTTGGCCGGTCCAAGGAGCTCTGTCCTTATCAATCGATCGATGCCCGGTCTAACTGGTTGGGAGGTTGGCGAGAGGCCATGGAGGACAGGGCGGCGATTGCCTGA
- the pqiC gene encoding membrane integrity-associated transporter subunit PqiC encodes MMKRWPLWLVLLLGACSSPQKVYYQLPAATQSTSLSVASTDGRQLWVAPVTLVDSLAGNGIVFQTSAVRYTIAANNLWASPLDQQLQQALVASLRNGLPGWHVAATGAASDGASSLQVNVTAFQGRFDGKAVIRGEWVLQGSKRVVTQPFNIEVPQAEDGYDALIGALGKGWQQVAEQVRQRLQTGV; translated from the coding sequence ATGATGAAACGATGGCCGTTGTGGCTGGTGTTGCTGCTGGGCGCCTGTAGCAGCCCGCAAAAAGTCTATTATCAACTGCCTGCCGCTACGCAGAGCACCAGTCTCTCGGTAGCGTCGACCGACGGGCGTCAGCTGTGGGTGGCCCCGGTCACCCTGGTGGATTCGCTGGCAGGGAACGGCATCGTGTTCCAGACTTCGGCGGTACGTTACACCATTGCGGCCAATAATCTGTGGGCCAGCCCGTTGGACCAGCAGTTGCAGCAGGCGCTGGTGGCGTCGCTGCGCAACGGCCTGCCGGGCTGGCATGTCGCCGCGACCGGCGCCGCCAGCGATGGCGCGTCCAGCCTGCAGGTCAATGTGACGGCGTTTCAGGGGCGGTTTGACGGCAAAGCGGTTATTCGCGGCGAGTGGGTGCTGCAGGGCAGTAAACGCGTCGTCACCCAGCCGTTCAATATTGAGGTACCGCAGGCCGAGGACGGTTATGACGCGCTGATCGGCGCGCTCGGCAAAGGCTGGCAGCAGGTGGCGGAACAGGTGCGCCAGCGCTTGCAGACCGGCGTCTGA
- a CDS encoding 3-deoxy-7-phosphoheptulonate synthase has translation MQPTDELRSERLASLMTPHELLTALPLTPDVADTVIASRARIERILSGQDRRLLVIIGPCSIHHIDSAKEYAQRLAVLRTTYQHRLEIVMRTYFEKPRTVVGWKGLIADPQLNGSFLINEGLTQARQLLLDINALGLPSATEFLDIVTGQYIADTVSWGAIGARTTESQIHREMASALSCPVGFKNGTDGNVRIAVDAIRAARARHMFLSPDKHGRMTVYQTHGNPFGHIILRGGKTPNYEEQHIAEACAALREFALPERLVVDFSHGNSQKQFQRQLTVAQAVCDQIRSGASAIAGVMAESFLVEGTQPLRHPDQLTYGQSITDACLGWQDSERLLAMLADAVDSRFAD, from the coding sequence ATGCAACCAACTGATGAGCTGCGCAGTGAGCGACTTGCCAGTCTGATGACGCCCCATGAGCTGTTGACCGCACTTCCCCTTACGCCGGATGTCGCCGACACCGTCATCGCCTCGCGCGCACGCATAGAACGCATTCTTTCCGGGCAGGACCGCCGTTTGCTGGTGATCATTGGCCCGTGCTCCATTCATCATATCGACAGCGCCAAAGAATATGCCCAACGGCTGGCGGTATTGCGCACGACCTACCAGCACCGGCTGGAAATCGTGATGCGAACCTACTTCGAAAAACCGCGCACCGTGGTGGGCTGGAAAGGGCTGATTGCCGACCCGCAGCTCAACGGCAGCTTCCTGATCAATGAGGGATTGACGCAAGCGCGCCAGCTGCTGCTGGATATCAACGCGCTCGGTCTGCCGAGCGCCACCGAGTTTCTGGACATCGTCACCGGGCAGTATATCGCCGACACCGTCAGCTGGGGGGCGATCGGCGCGCGCACCACCGAGAGCCAGATCCATCGGGAAATGGCCTCCGCCCTTTCCTGTCCGGTGGGATTCAAGAACGGCACCGACGGCAACGTCCGCATCGCGGTTGACGCCATCCGCGCCGCCCGGGCGCGCCACATGTTTTTATCGCCGGATAAACACGGCCGCATGACGGTGTACCAGACCCACGGCAACCCGTTCGGCCATATCATTCTGCGTGGCGGCAAAACGCCCAACTACGAAGAGCAACACATTGCCGAGGCCTGTGCCGCGCTGCGGGAATTTGCGCTGCCGGAGCGGCTGGTGGTGGATTTCAGCCACGGCAACAGTCAGAAGCAATTTCAGCGCCAGTTAACCGTGGCGCAGGCGGTATGCGACCAGATTCGCAGCGGCGCCAGCGCTATCGCCGGCGTAATGGCGGAAAGTTTTCTGGTGGAAGGCACCCAACCGCTGCGCCATCCGGATCAACTCACCTACGGTCAGTCGATTACCGACGCCTGCCTCGGCTGGCAGGACAGCGAACGCCTGCTGGCTATGCTGGCGGATGCGGTAGACAGCCGTTTCGCTGACTGA
- the pqiB gene encoding intermembrane transport protein PqiB: MAQIESIKRWSPVWIVPIVTVLIGAWILFYHVSHQGPEITLTTSNAEGIEAGKTAIKSRSVNVGIVESVMLSEDLHQVEIKARLNDGMDKLLSKDSAFWVVKPQIGREGVSGLGTLLSGSFIELQPGSNKEDSRAFKLLDSPPLASPDAKGIRIILNSEQSGQLTAGDPVLFRGYRVGSVETSHFDPKARKMQYQLFVAAPYDQLVTANVRFWKDSGVALNLSAQGMRVEMGSLSTLLSGGVSFDVPAGWEVGSLSHERDEFQLFDNQNSIQDSLYTEYKEYLLFFDESVRGLQAGAPVEFRGIRLGTVAEVPFFPHNLPQSFDSDYRIPVLVRIEPGRLKQGLRDQINLEQELSKGAISGMRASMKTANLLTGALYVDLDFYPQQKGRVTSLASMDGYPVLPTVNGGLTQIQQKLMSVLDKINNLPLNPMVEQATKTLAEGQSTLRELQKTLSSLNTLTNSDAMQKLPEDLQRTLRELNRSLQGVQPGSPAYNRMVVDMQRLDQTLRELQPLLRTLNDKSNALIFEAPGARDPQPKKAKP; encoded by the coding sequence ATGGCGCAGATCGAAAGCATCAAACGCTGGTCGCCGGTATGGATTGTACCGATTGTGACCGTGCTGATTGGCGCCTGGATTCTGTTTTATCACGTGAGTCATCAGGGGCCGGAAATCACGCTGACCACCAGCAACGCCGAGGGGATCGAGGCGGGGAAAACGGCGATCAAGAGCCGCAGCGTGAACGTGGGGATTGTGGAAAGTGTGATGCTGAGCGAAGACCTGCATCAGGTGGAAATCAAGGCGCGTCTTAACGACGGCATGGATAAACTACTGAGTAAAGATTCGGCGTTCTGGGTGGTGAAACCGCAGATAGGCCGCGAAGGCGTCTCCGGGTTGGGAACGCTGTTGTCCGGCTCCTTCATCGAGCTCCAGCCGGGGTCCAACAAGGAAGACAGCCGCGCTTTCAAACTGCTGGATTCACCGCCGCTGGCGTCGCCCGACGCTAAAGGGATTCGCATCATTCTCAACAGCGAGCAGTCCGGGCAATTAACCGCCGGCGATCCGGTGCTGTTCCGCGGCTACCGGGTCGGCTCGGTGGAAACCAGCCACTTTGATCCTAAAGCCAGAAAGATGCAGTATCAGCTGTTTGTCGCCGCGCCCTATGATCAGTTGGTTACGGCGAATGTTCGTTTCTGGAAAGACAGCGGCGTGGCGCTGAATCTGTCTGCGCAGGGGATGCGAGTGGAAATGGGGTCGCTCAGTACGTTGCTAAGCGGCGGCGTCAGCTTTGATGTGCCTGCCGGTTGGGAAGTGGGCAGCCTGTCCCATGAGCGCGACGAATTCCAGTTGTTTGACAATCAGAACAGTATTCAAGATTCGCTCTATACCGAGTACAAAGAATACCTGCTGTTTTTCGATGAGTCGGTACGCGGCTTGCAGGCAGGCGCGCCGGTCGAATTCCGCGGTATCCGGCTGGGAACCGTCGCGGAAGTGCCGTTCTTCCCGCACAATCTGCCGCAGAGTTTCGACAGCGACTACCGCATCCCGGTGCTGGTGCGCATCGAACCGGGCCGGCTGAAACAAGGGCTGCGCGACCAGATCAATCTGGAACAGGAACTGAGCAAGGGCGCGATATCCGGCATGCGGGCGTCGATGAAAACCGCCAATCTGCTGACTGGCGCGCTGTACGTGGATCTGGATTTTTATCCGCAGCAAAAAGGCCGCGTGACGTCGCTGGCGTCGATGGATGGCTACCCGGTGTTGCCAACCGTCAACGGCGGCCTGACGCAGATCCAACAGAAACTGATGTCGGTGCTGGATAAAATCAATAACCTGCCGCTCAACCCGATGGTGGAACAGGCGACGAAGACACTGGCGGAAGGCCAGTCCACCCTGCGCGAACTGCAGAAAACACTGTCGTCGCTCAACACGCTGACCAACAGCGATGCGATGCAGAAGTTGCCGGAGGACTTGCAGCGTACGCTGCGCGAATTGAACCGCAGCCTGCAAGGCGTGCAACCCGGTTCGCCGGCGTATAACCGCATGGTGGTCGATATGCAGCGTCTTGATCAGACGCTACGCGAATTGCAGCCGTTGCTGCGTACCCTGAACGACAAGAGCAATGCTCTGATCTTCGAGGCACCGGGTGCCCGTGATCCACAACCGAAGAAGGCGAAACCATGA